A section of the Verrucomicrobium sp. GAS474 genome encodes:
- a CDS encoding PEP-CTERM sorting domain-containing protein has protein sequence MKTTSRIVITPLFRAAALRRGIALAFGGLALLLAPQTGVATTTATWNGTGVTGGTGNGVWSNLSNYTSSAAFSTSQILDFGLMSGTNTLSATAGSYDVGGISFGSTSASSPSTTMKPTLTGDGVLGDVTINLTGNITAASPAGSVATLGSDLILNLSNGIHTMGYASNPNVTATASPVGVLVINSLITGGGSGASIGVAFATYGSTSTYGGSMPLVLTNNNNSFDAAFIYSAVRGPLSYTSIGNAGVNSSLGNASAANSTIGIGNSSSFNYIGATSQTTNRGLIYGSTQISNYASSPSTLSFTGTLTATSQTLAGYLRLGVSAGNTLSFTNGFTDFGANSNMVTKMGTSSYYNASGVSTAASGTGTVILRGASTYTGGTVFQSASGTILVANTTGSGLGTGNVTFASAGGSTLGGTGIIALGGSAIVNVLTGNFISPGGVDGVAVGTLTFDGGNTTGAVLTMAVGAKFVFDLAASNASDKIVMLNYASNDLTLNANAFVFSGAQAGDYVLFQTYDSNGVLTDAGLSAANFSLATSTGLTGYTSSLDFGTTGEVILHLAAVPEPATWALLLGGTVFLMFSAAFRRRRVALA, from the coding sequence ATGAAAACGACCTCCCGCATCGTCATCACTCCCCTCTTCCGGGCTGCAGCACTGCGCCGGGGAATCGCCCTGGCCTTTGGCGGTTTGGCCCTGCTCCTGGCTCCGCAAACCGGGGTGGCGACGACGACGGCGACCTGGAACGGGACTGGCGTCACGGGCGGGACGGGGAACGGGGTCTGGAGCAACCTTTCCAATTACACGAGCTCCGCCGCCTTCTCGACGAGTCAGATCCTCGATTTCGGGCTCATGAGCGGGACGAACACGCTCTCGGCGACGGCGGGAAGCTACGACGTTGGCGGCATCTCCTTCGGCTCGACCTCGGCGTCGAGCCCCAGCACCACGATGAAGCCGACCCTCACCGGCGACGGCGTGCTCGGGGACGTCACGATCAATCTGACGGGCAACATCACCGCGGCCTCCCCCGCGGGCTCGGTCGCGACCCTCGGCAGCGACCTGATCCTGAATCTCAGCAACGGGATTCATACGATGGGCTACGCGTCGAATCCGAACGTGACGGCTACAGCGTCGCCCGTCGGGGTGCTGGTCATCAATTCCCTCATCACCGGCGGCGGCTCCGGCGCGAGCATCGGCGTTGCCTTCGCCACGTATGGCTCCACGTCGACGTATGGAGGGAGCATGCCTTTGGTTCTCACGAACAATAACAACAGCTTCGACGCGGCCTTCATCTATTCGGCGGTCCGGGGCCCCCTTTCCTACACCTCGATCGGCAACGCCGGCGTGAATTCGAGCCTCGGCAATGCGAGCGCGGCGAACTCGACGATCGGTATCGGCAACAGCAGCTCCTTTAACTACATCGGCGCGACCAGCCAGACCACCAATCGCGGGCTCATCTATGGATCGACCCAGATCAGCAATTATGCGAGCTCCCCATCGACCCTCTCGTTCACGGGAACTCTGACGGCGACCTCCCAGACGTTGGCCGGGTATCTGCGCCTCGGGGTGTCGGCGGGGAACACGCTCTCCTTCACCAACGGCTTCACCGACTTCGGTGCTAATTCCAACATGGTGACCAAGATGGGGACCTCCTCCTATTACAATGCCTCCGGCGTCAGCACGGCGGCGAGCGGCACCGGGACCGTCATCCTGCGCGGGGCCAGCACCTATACCGGCGGCACGGTCTTCCAGTCGGCCTCGGGAACGATCCTGGTGGCGAATACGACCGGGAGCGGCCTCGGCACGGGCAACGTCACCTTCGCCTCCGCCGGTGGCTCGACCCTCGGCGGCACCGGCATCATCGCGCTCGGCGGGAGCGCCATCGTCAACGTCCTGACCGGCAACTTCATCTCCCCGGGCGGCGTCGACGGGGTCGCGGTCGGGACGCTCACCTTCGACGGCGGCAACACCACCGGTGCGGTGCTGACGATGGCGGTGGGAGCGAAGTTCGTCTTCGATCTCGCCGCCTCGAATGCGAGCGACAAGATCGTGATGCTGAACTACGCCTCGAACGACCTGACGCTGAACGCGAACGCCTTCGTCTTCTCCGGGGCGCAGGCGGGGGACTACGTCCTCTTCCAGACCTATGACTCGAACGGCGTCCTGACCGACGCGGGCCTGAGCGCCGCGAACTTCAGCCTCGCCACCAGCACCGGCCTGACGGGCTACACCTCGAGCCTCGACTTCGGCACCACCGGCGAGGTCATCCTCCACCTCGCCGCCGTGCCGGAGCCCGCCACCTGGGCGCTCCTCCTCGGCGGGACGGTGTTCCTGATGTTCTCCGCCGCCTTCCGCCGCCGCCGCGTCGCCCTTGCCTAA
- a CDS encoding hydroxyacid dehydrogenase — MRKPAALILLDRPYWGNVYGPAERKRLEGIVSGPCPMDDAVSLRERGGASAQALAEAEVVFGGWGMPRCDEAFLAAAPNLKAIFFAAGSVKGFVTDALWARGIVVSSANSVLAVTVAEFTLAQILLSLKLAWRHVADMRAARRPVRHPMPGIYDSVVGLISVGAVARHLIPLLRPFRVEVIAYDPFLSDAAAQALGVRKVSLEELFETAHVVSLHTPLLPETVGMIRGHHFARMRPDAAFINTARGAIVNERELIEVLYRRPDLHALLDVTHPEPPAPDSPLYTLPNVVLTPHIAGAVDGECRRLAAMAIDECERYLVGAPLHGQVDEEMMATIA, encoded by the coding sequence ATGAGAAAGCCCGCCGCGTTGATCCTGCTCGACCGCCCTTACTGGGGGAATGTCTACGGACCGGCCGAGCGGAAGCGGCTGGAGGGAATCGTTTCCGGGCCGTGCCCGATGGACGACGCCGTCTCGCTCCGGGAGCGCGGGGGCGCCTCGGCGCAGGCCCTGGCCGAGGCCGAGGTCGTCTTCGGCGGATGGGGGATGCCCCGCTGCGACGAGGCCTTCCTCGCCGCCGCGCCGAACCTCAAGGCGATCTTCTTCGCGGCGGGAAGCGTGAAGGGCTTCGTCACCGACGCCCTCTGGGCGCGGGGCATCGTCGTCAGCTCGGCGAACAGCGTCCTGGCCGTCACCGTCGCCGAGTTCACCCTCGCCCAGATCCTCCTCAGCCTGAAGCTCGCGTGGCGGCACGTGGCCGACATGCGGGCGGCGCGGCGGCCGGTCCGCCATCCCATGCCCGGGATCTACGACAGCGTCGTCGGCCTGATTTCGGTCGGCGCGGTGGCGCGGCACCTCATCCCGCTCCTGCGGCCCTTCCGCGTCGAGGTCATCGCCTACGATCCGTTCCTCTCCGACGCCGCGGCGCAGGCCCTCGGCGTCCGGAAGGTCTCCCTGGAGGAACTCTTCGAGACCGCCCACGTCGTCTCCCTCCACACCCCGCTCCTCCCGGAGACCGTCGGGATGATCCGGGGCCATCACTTCGCGCGGATGCGGCCCGACGCCGCCTTCATCAACACCGCGCGGGGCGCCATCGTCAACGAGCGGGAACTGATCGAGGTCCTCTACCGCCGTCCCGACCTCCACGCCCTCCTCGACGTCACCCATCCCGAGCCGCCCGCCCCCGACTCCCCGCTCTACACCCTCCCGAACGTCGTCCTCACCCCGCACATCGCCGGGGCCGTCGACGGGGAATGCCGCCGCCTCGCCGCGATGGCGATCGACGAGTGCGAACGGTACCTGGTCGGGGCTCCCCTCCACGGCCAGGTCGACGAGGAGATGATGGCGACGATCGCCTGA
- a CDS encoding substrate-binding domain-containing protein: MAAGTLVNGAEALLRAWLKEHGIGEGDRLPSERDFAKTLGIQHYALNRAMARLIAEGLVVREGYKLFGAARKAPAAAFACHLILAHRSHYLPNYRKIAKELGIDLVVHRWETTEEIGTTLQRLDPERTEGIVLDPPFGYDPHHWEEAATALARRGVPLVCIDTPARELCSILGDPPRSLALIVDHLHGLGHRELALTAPSPWTSALAEILDTWKSLCRQHGLPASAKRIASPDRAMPLREDFVDLADRLDAEWSDVTALVCAHNASNIPPLLEILSLRKKQVPRDLSLLSLRDSAALRTLVPPIGAAESDINLIRENALLMVQSLARKRNRPGAASAPFQIRIQPQLIVRGSTAPGPAVWERKPSGKAKSPPPGEAPHEKTIPPRPEFPPEAELEAMRRRPYDRVARIDAARFLQLDLQPHMNRPLNYRRGWLGDLPLKHIPPGLHSIHGVPFHIRGGPRRSDCGAVIFQSTVNVQGSARELPSALRVPVEAKVRALYFLHGCGYARFLRPFGAYRFYRGQKRIGEIPLVPLGQPPAEYPSGVLSPAFLKANIQDWWSDLPHFDLPGARVAPFNQSEPTDAAQRHAYLYTLEWINPEPEKPLDEIEVAIDPTQSTTLGLLAISALRV; the protein is encoded by the coding sequence ATGGCCGCAGGGACCCTTGTCAACGGAGCCGAAGCCCTCCTCCGCGCCTGGCTGAAAGAGCACGGCATCGGCGAAGGGGACCGCCTTCCCTCGGAGCGGGACTTCGCGAAGACCCTCGGCATCCAGCACTACGCCCTGAACCGGGCGATGGCCCGGCTGATCGCCGAGGGCCTCGTCGTCCGCGAGGGGTACAAGCTCTTCGGCGCGGCCCGGAAGGCCCCCGCCGCCGCCTTCGCCTGCCACCTGATCCTCGCCCACCGCTCCCACTACCTCCCGAATTACCGGAAGATCGCGAAGGAACTCGGAATCGACCTCGTCGTCCACCGCTGGGAGACGACGGAGGAGATCGGCACCACGCTCCAGCGCCTCGACCCGGAGCGGACCGAGGGCATCGTCCTCGACCCCCCCTTCGGCTACGATCCCCACCATTGGGAGGAGGCGGCGACGGCCCTGGCGCGGCGCGGCGTTCCCCTCGTCTGCATCGACACCCCCGCGCGGGAGCTCTGCTCGATCCTCGGCGACCCGCCCCGCTCGCTCGCCCTGATCGTCGACCACCTCCACGGGCTCGGCCACCGGGAGCTCGCCCTCACGGCCCCCTCGCCGTGGACCTCCGCCCTCGCCGAAATCCTCGACACCTGGAAGAGTCTCTGCCGCCAGCACGGCCTCCCCGCCTCGGCGAAGCGGATCGCGAGCCCCGACCGGGCGATGCCCCTGCGGGAAGACTTCGTCGACCTGGCCGACCGCCTCGACGCGGAATGGAGCGACGTGACGGCGCTGGTCTGCGCCCACAACGCCTCGAACATTCCCCCCCTGCTGGAGATCCTCTCCCTCCGCAAAAAGCAGGTCCCCCGCGACCTCTCCCTCCTCTCCCTCCGGGATTCGGCGGCGCTGCGGACCCTCGTCCCCCCCATCGGCGCCGCCGAGTCGGACATCAATCTCATCCGCGAAAACGCCTTGCTCATGGTCCAGTCGCTCGCCCGGAAACGGAACAGGCCGGGCGCCGCCTCCGCCCCGTTCCAGATCCGCATCCAGCCCCAGCTGATCGTCCGGGGATCGACGGCCCCCGGACCCGCCGTCTGGGAAAGAAAGCCCTCGGGAAAAGCCAAATCCCCCCCGCCGGGCGAGGCGCCGCACGAGAAAACGATCCCGCCCCGGCCCGAGTTCCCGCCCGAGGCCGAACTCGAGGCGATGCGGCGGCGTCCCTACGACCGAGTCGCCCGGATCGACGCCGCCCGCTTCCTCCAGCTCGACCTCCAGCCCCACATGAACCGGCCCCTGAACTACCGGCGCGGCTGGCTCGGCGACCTCCCGCTGAAGCACATCCCTCCCGGGCTCCACTCGATCCACGGCGTCCCCTTCCACATCCGGGGCGGCCCCCGCCGCTCCGATTGCGGGGCCGTCATCTTCCAGTCGACCGTCAACGTGCAGGGCAGCGCGAGGGAACTCCCCTCGGCCCTCCGCGTCCCGGTCGAGGCGAAGGTCCGCGCGCTCTACTTCCTCCACGGGTGCGGCTACGCCCGTTTCCTGAGGCCCTTCGGCGCGTACCGGTTTTACCGGGGCCAGAAACGGATCGGGGAAATCCCCCTCGTCCCCCTCGGCCAGCCCCCCGCCGAATATCCCTCCGGCGTCCTCTCCCCCGCCTTCCTCAAGGCGAACATCCAGGACTGGTGGTCCGACCTCCCCCACTTCGATCTCCCCGGGGCCCGCGTCGCCCCCTTCAACCAGAGCGAGCCGACCGACGCCGCCCAGCGCCACGCCTACCTCTACACGCTCGAATGGATCAACCCCGAGCCCGAAAAGCCCCTCGACGAAATCGAAGTCGCCATCGACCCGACCCAGTCGACCACCCTCGGCCTCCTCGCCATCTCCGCCCTCCGGGTGTAG
- a CDS encoding GH92 family glycosyl hydrolase, which produces MRDLLSFVNPLQGTASEKDYSVGNTLPLLARPFGMHHWSLQTAKGPWLFHPAHQKVWGIRLTHQPSPWMGDYGSLLVTAFRGPAREEIEHQAGAYRLLECQPASLRYESLRYGLLVEMSPAERGALFVFTPQGDASEPLKVRLHFGGVHEIRGGAGENRFTGCSRDKTYATPEVFGLHFFGSFDVAPEAFTPLPDGGYWTFPASARRVELRLAGSFMSGEMARTAWARELRDRSLDTLRNEGAEVWTALLGRVDLGIPGTAEEERRARTFYSCLYRCLLFPRFLDEVDEAGAVVHYSPYDGGIHSGPLCTDNGFWDTHRTLYPLLVLLYPETLKRMLEGWLNACRQAGWSPKWANPGLCDCMIGTHYDAVVADAVANGITDWDVEGAFEFLWKNATVPSDSGRYGRRELDDYLRLGYVPSDRHLYAVSSTLDYAYDDFCVGQVARHLGRTAEAEQMARRAQNYRNVFDPSVGFMRERLADGSWKTPFREFSWGGGFVEGGPWQHLFNVPHDPEGLASLLGGPRALCAKLDRMMALPPTFEAGHYGFEIHEMTEMAQAGFGQYAQSNQPVHGFLFLYALNGEPEKTSRWVRAVATTLYTPETFPGDEDNGEMAAWYVWATLGLYPQCPGRKGHVHFEGLGGFGGSGGVGKIELPGIEIAKLHPV; this is translated from the coding sequence ATGCGGGACCTTCTCTCCTTCGTCAATCCCCTCCAGGGGACCGCCTCCGAAAAGGATTACTCGGTCGGCAACACCTTGCCGCTCCTCGCCCGTCCCTTCGGAATGCACCATTGGTCGCTCCAGACGGCGAAGGGGCCGTGGCTTTTTCACCCCGCCCATCAAAAGGTCTGGGGCATCCGCCTCACCCACCAGCCGAGCCCGTGGATGGGCGATTACGGGAGCCTCCTCGTCACCGCCTTCCGCGGCCCGGCGCGGGAGGAGATCGAGCACCAGGCCGGGGCCTACCGCCTCCTGGAATGCCAGCCCGCCTCGCTCCGGTACGAGTCGCTCCGCTACGGACTCCTCGTCGAGATGAGCCCCGCCGAGCGGGGCGCCCTCTTCGTCTTCACGCCGCAGGGGGACGCCTCCGAGCCGTTGAAAGTCCGCCTCCACTTCGGCGGCGTCCACGAGATCCGGGGCGGCGCGGGGGAGAACCGCTTCACCGGCTGTTCCCGCGACAAGACCTACGCCACGCCCGAGGTCTTCGGGCTCCATTTCTTCGGTTCCTTCGACGTCGCCCCGGAGGCCTTCACGCCGCTTCCCGACGGAGGCTATTGGACCTTCCCGGCCTCGGCCCGGCGGGTCGAACTCCGCCTCGCCGGTTCCTTCATGAGCGGGGAGATGGCCCGGACGGCGTGGGCGCGGGAACTGCGCGACCGCTCCCTCGACACGCTCCGAAACGAAGGGGCCGAGGTCTGGACTGCCCTCCTCGGTCGCGTCGATCTCGGAATCCCCGGGACGGCGGAGGAAGAGAGGCGCGCCCGCACCTTCTATTCGTGCCTCTACCGCTGCCTCCTTTTCCCCCGCTTCCTCGACGAGGTCGATGAGGCGGGCGCGGTCGTCCATTACAGCCCCTACGACGGGGGGATCCATTCCGGCCCGCTCTGCACCGACAACGGCTTCTGGGACACCCACCGGACGCTCTATCCCCTCCTCGTCCTCCTCTACCCGGAGACGCTGAAGCGGATGCTCGAGGGCTGGCTCAACGCCTGCCGCCAGGCGGGTTGGTCCCCGAAGTGGGCGAATCCCGGGCTCTGCGATTGCATGATCGGGACCCATTACGACGCCGTCGTCGCCGACGCCGTCGCGAACGGGATCACCGATTGGGACGTCGAGGGGGCGTTCGAGTTCCTCTGGAAGAACGCGACGGTCCCGAGCGATTCGGGCCGCTACGGGCGGCGGGAGCTCGACGATTACCTCCGGCTCGGCTACGTCCCCTCCGACCGCCATCTCTACGCCGTCTCGAGCACCCTCGATTACGCCTACGACGATTTCTGCGTCGGCCAGGTCGCCCGGCACCTGGGGCGGACGGCGGAGGCGGAGCAGATGGCCCGGCGCGCGCAGAATTACCGCAACGTCTTCGATCCCTCCGTCGGCTTCATGAGGGAGCGGCTGGCCGACGGGAGCTGGAAGACCCCCTTCCGCGAGTTCTCCTGGGGCGGCGGCTTCGTCGAGGGCGGCCCCTGGCAGCATCTCTTCAACGTTCCGCACGATCCCGAGGGCCTCGCCTCCCTCCTCGGCGGGCCCCGGGCGCTCTGCGCGAAGCTCGACCGGATGATGGCCCTCCCGCCGACCTTCGAGGCCGGGCACTACGGCTTCGAGATCCACGAGATGACCGAGATGGCCCAGGCCGGGTTCGGCCAATACGCCCAGTCGAACCAGCCGGTCCACGGCTTCCTCTTCCTCTACGCCCTGAACGGCGAGCCGGAGAAGACCTCCCGCTGGGTCCGCGCGGTGGCGACGACGCTCTACACCCCGGAGACCTTCCCCGGGGACGAGGACAACGGCGAGATGGCGGCCTGGTATGTCTGGGCCACCCTCGGCCTCTATCCCCAATGCCCGGGCCGGAAGGGACACGTCCATTTCGAGGGCCTCGGCGGCTTCGGTGGCTCGGGCGGCGTTGGAAAGATCGAACTCCCCGGAATCGAAATCGCGAAACTTCATCCTGTATGA
- a CDS encoding trypsin-like peptidase domain-containing protein produces the protein MNNELTGGRPGEPEGTQQRRFSDPELLDAYSGAVTEAVRRAGPAVVHIEARTEGGERGGSGSGFLISPDGLVVTNSHVIDGAERLRVQTSDGRSVRAEVVGDDPDTDLAVLRIDLPDLPYLRFAESGEIQVGQIAIAIGNPLGFDHTVTAGIVSALGRTFPARTGRLIDNVIQTDAALNPGNSGGPLLDARGRVIGVNTAIIASAQGICFAIGSKTAEFIVSWLIKEGHIRRARIGVAGQDVPIHEKVARFHQLRQRSGILVQEVQEGSAAEAAGVEQNDLLIWLDHEELRSVHELHRLLVLRESGRTSRLTVLRRHRLIHLWITPEVEEE, from the coding sequence ATGAATAATGAACTAACGGGCGGGCGGCCCGGGGAGCCCGAGGGGACGCAGCAGCGGCGGTTTTCCGATCCGGAGCTCCTCGACGCCTATTCGGGCGCGGTGACCGAGGCGGTCCGGCGGGCCGGTCCCGCCGTCGTTCACATCGAGGCCCGGACTGAGGGAGGGGAACGGGGCGGAAGCGGCTCGGGCTTCCTGATCTCCCCCGACGGCCTCGTGGTGACGAACAGCCACGTGATCGACGGGGCGGAGCGTCTCCGGGTCCAGACCTCGGACGGACGCAGCGTCCGCGCCGAGGTCGTCGGCGACGATCCCGACACCGACCTCGCCGTCCTCCGGATCGACCTGCCCGATCTTCCCTACCTCCGGTTCGCCGAATCGGGCGAGATCCAGGTGGGCCAGATCGCCATCGCGATCGGGAATCCCCTCGGCTTCGACCACACCGTCACGGCGGGGATCGTGAGCGCGCTCGGGCGGACCTTCCCGGCGCGGACGGGGCGGCTGATCGACAACGTGATCCAGACCGACGCGGCGCTCAATCCGGGGAACTCCGGCGGCCCCCTCCTCGACGCGCGGGGGCGGGTCATCGGCGTGAACACGGCGATCATCGCCTCGGCGCAGGGGATCTGCTTCGCCATCGGGAGCAAGACCGCCGAGTTCATCGTGAGCTGGCTGATCAAGGAGGGCCATATCCGGCGCGCCCGGATCGGCGTGGCGGGGCAGGACGTCCCGATCCACGAGAAGGTCGCCCGCTTCCACCAGCTGCGGCAGCGGTCGGGGATCCTCGTGCAGGAAGTGCAGGAGGGCTCCGCCGCCGAGGCGGCAGGGGTGGAGCAGAACGACCTCCTCATCTGGCTCGATCACGAGGAGCTCCGCTCGGTCCATGAGCTCCACCGGCTCTTGGTGCTGCGGGAATCGGGGCGGACGTCGCGGCTGACGGTGCTGAGGCGGCATCGGCTGATCCATCTTTGGATCACGCCGGAGGTGGAGGAGGAGTGA
- a CDS encoding multidrug effflux MFS transporter yields the protein MNHRLLIVLLAALTMLGALCIDAYLPSLPFIAREFSATLPAVQQTLTIYLFAFAVMSLLYGTLSDSFGRRSVLLASMYLYVAGSVGAVFAPSLGWLLFFRLLQGLSAGAGPVIGRAVVGDFLSGAEAQRTLSYISVVFGLAPAIAPILGGWLQATFGWRSVFVFIALFGLVLLVACHRFLRETLVPEERHAFRFGVIVANYWHVARHGRFLLQSLGTAFSFFGIMLYVAAAPAFVLDLLHLPVTQFAWLFIPLIGGMTLGSFAAGKMSHRFAPAFTIRAGFLIMFAGTGMNLLYTGLAGGALRVPWAVVPIFVYSLGAALATPAMTVLSLELLPRIRGLASSFQTFMFMMLFALDSGVVCPLLFGSAFHLALGLLGGVLLSVVFWTLGSALPEEGGQERAEA from the coding sequence ATGAACCACCGGCTCCTGATTGTCCTCCTTGCCGCCCTGACGATGCTCGGGGCGCTTTGCATCGACGCCTATCTTCCCTCCCTGCCGTTCATCGCGCGGGAGTTCTCGGCGACCCTTCCCGCGGTGCAGCAGACCCTCACGATCTATCTCTTCGCCTTCGCGGTGATGTCGCTCCTCTACGGGACCCTCTCCGATTCGTTCGGGCGGCGTTCGGTCCTGCTCGCCTCGATGTACCTCTACGTCGCCGGATCGGTCGGGGCGGTCTTCGCGCCGAGCCTCGGCTGGCTCCTCTTCTTCCGCCTCCTCCAGGGTCTCTCGGCGGGCGCGGGGCCGGTCATCGGCCGGGCCGTCGTCGGGGACTTCCTCAGCGGGGCCGAGGCCCAGCGGACCCTCTCCTACATCTCGGTCGTCTTCGGCCTCGCCCCGGCGATCGCCCCGATCCTCGGCGGCTGGCTCCAGGCCACCTTCGGTTGGCGCTCGGTCTTTGTCTTCATCGCCCTCTTCGGCCTCGTCCTCCTCGTCGCCTGCCACCGGTTCCTGCGGGAGACCCTCGTCCCGGAGGAGCGGCACGCCTTCCGGTTCGGCGTCATCGTCGCGAATTACTGGCACGTCGCCCGTCACGGCCGGTTCCTCCTCCAGTCCCTCGGGACGGCGTTCAGCTTCTTCGGGATCATGCTCTACGTCGCCGCCGCCCCGGCCTTCGTCCTCGACCTCCTTCACCTCCCCGTCACCCAGTTCGCGTGGCTCTTCATCCCGCTGATCGGCGGCATGACCCTCGGTTCCTTCGCGGCGGGGAAGATGAGCCACCGCTTCGCGCCCGCCTTCACCATCCGGGCCGGTTTCCTCATCATGTTCGCCGGGACGGGGATGAATCTCCTCTACACGGGCCTGGCCGGGGGGGCGCTCCGCGTGCCGTGGGCGGTCGTCCCGATCTTCGTCTACTCGCTCGGCGCGGCCCTCGCCACCCCGGCGATGACGGTCCTCTCGCTCGAGTTGCTGCCCCGCATCCGGGGCCTCGCCTCCTCCTTCCAGACCTTCATGTTCATGATGCTCTTCGCGCTCGATTCGGGCGTCGTCTGCCCGCTCCTCTTCGGGAGCGCCTTCCACCTTGCGCTCGGCCTGCTGGGCGGCGTCCTCCTCAGCGTGGTATTCTGGACCCTGGGGAGCGCGTTGCCCGAAGAGGGCGGCCAAGAGAGAGCGGAAGCGTAG